From the Diospyros lotus cultivar Yz01 chromosome 13, ASM1463336v1, whole genome shotgun sequence genome, one window contains:
- the LOC127788124 gene encoding secreted RxLR effector protein 161-like, producing MEGSKRGFLPMRHGISLSKSMSPKTPEERKRMASIPYSSAIGSIMYVMLCTRPDVAHALSVTSRYQSNLGEEHWKAVKGVLKYLRRTKDTFMVYGGGELKLECFTDSSFQSDVDDSKYVSGYVFTLNGGAVCWKRSKQETTANSITEAEYIAVSDAAKEAVWMRNFISALGVVPTIVDLVVVHCDNNGAIAQAKEPRSHQRSKHILRKYHLIREIIGRGDIKMEKVASAKNVADPLTKLLSQQVFECHLEKMGLRYMGNWL from the coding sequence ATGGAAGGATCTAAAAGAGGATTTCTTCCAATGCGCCATGGGATTTCTCTTTCCAAGTCTATGTCTCCAAAGACTCCAGAGGAGAGGAAAAGAATGGCATCTATACCCTATTCTTCTGCCATAGGTAGCATAATGTATGTTATGCTATGCACTAGACCTGATGTCGCACATGCTCTGAGTGTCACGagcagatatcagtctaatcTGGGTGAGGAGCATTGGAAAGCTGTGAAAGGggttcttaagtacttgagaaggacgAAAGACACTTTCATGGTTTATGGAGGAGGAGAACTGAAACTGGAATGCTTTACGGATTCAAGTTTTCAGTCTGATGTAGATGACTCAAAATATGTGTCTGGTTATGTATTCACACTTAATGGTGGAGCAGTTTGTTGGAAGAGATCCAAACAAGAAACTACTGCAAATTCTATCACTGAGGCTGAATATATTGCAGTATCAgatgctgcaaaggaagcagTTTGGATGAGAAATTTTATCTCGGCATTGGGAGTGGTTCCTACCATTGTTGATCTAGTTGTAGTGCACTGTGATAACAATGGTGCAATTGCTCAAGCAAAGGAACCAAGGTCCCATCAAAGATCCAAACATATATTGCGGAAATATCATTTAATTCGTGAGATAATTGGCCGAGGTGacatcaaaatggagaaggTTGCATCAGCAAAGAATGTAGCAGATCCCCTTACAAAACTATTGTCACAACAAGTGTTTGAATgtcatcttgagaagatgggctTAAGATACATGGGAAATTGGCTTTAg